In Gemmobacter sp. 24YEA27, a genomic segment contains:
- a CDS encoding metalloregulator ArsR/SmtB family transcription factor, whose product MDQSKDPDHPGTTDLPDLARPADLTAVPGPAAFRAAPSGEAGMAAPGMAAPFDPLQRGQALRAFSALSHGDRLDLIRLLVPAGPDGLAAGEIARLLGLSASRLSFHLSQLEQAGLLTARKVARNVFYAVDPAGVGAAISHLLNDCCAEHPEVIACCQGNMTRAGPPQSGKPVANPPVANPPVADQTAANQSGANQSGANQPVNAPES is encoded by the coding sequence ATGGATCAGAGTAAAGACCCCGATCACCCAGGCACCACGGATCTGCCGGACCTGGCGCGCCCCGCAGATCTCACCGCGGTGCCTGGACCTGCGGCGTTCCGTGCGGCGCCCTCCGGCGAAGCCGGTATGGCCGCTCCCGGGATGGCCGCTCCCTTTGATCCGCTTCAGCGCGGGCAGGCCCTGCGCGCCTTCTCGGCGCTGTCACATGGCGACCGGCTTGACCTGATCCGCCTGCTGGTTCCCGCCGGACCGGACGGACTGGCTGCGGGCGAGATCGCGCGCCTGCTTGGGCTTTCGGCCTCGCGGCTGTCGTTTCACCTGTCGCAACTGGAACAGGCCGGGTTGCTGACCGCCCGCAAAGTGGCGCGGAATGTGTTCTACGCGGTTGATCCCGCCGGTGTCGGCGCCGCGATTTCGCATTTGCTGAATGATTGCTGTGCCGAGCATCCCGAAGTGATTGCCTGCTGCCAGGGCAATATGACCAGGGCCGGGCCGCCGCAAAGCGGCAAGCCCGTCGCGAACCCGCCCGTTGCGAACCCGCCCGTTGCGGATCAGACTGCCGCAAACCAGTCTGGCGCAAACCAGTCTGGCGCAAACCAGCCGGTCAACGCCCCGGAATCGTAA
- a CDS encoding ABC transporter ATP-binding protein/permease, with the protein MSAPDPIPSASPDAPASGWQTILRVAPHLWPKDQLWVRRRVMIALAFLLVSKVISVITPWFYKLAVDGLAGEGAADPARIMALGAVGLVVAYGLARLGAVLFQELRDAVFVRVAQGALRRLALDTFSHIHRLSMRYHISRRTGGLSRIIERGVKGVEFLLRFLLFSIGPLILELVLVTLIFAFAFGVNYAVVVAVTIALYVWFTFAVTEWRVKIRQEMNDQDTDANQKAVDSLLNYETVKYFNAEAREAERYDGAMKLYESAAVKTGLSLSILNVGQTLLITAGLIAVMVMAALGVQQGQLTVGDFVMVNAYMIQITLPLGFLGTVYREIRQALVDMGAMFGLLSQPAEVVDAPDAKPVAVNGCEITFDNVFFSYDPSREILKGVSLRVAPGETLALVGHSGSGKSTIARLLFRFYDVTGGAIRIDGQDIRDVTQSSLHEVIGVVPQDTVLFNDTIRYNIGYGRANASEADIIAAARAAKIHDFIESLPDGYDTTVGERGLKLSGGEKQRVGIARTILKNPPILILDEATSALDTQTERSIQESLHEMGEGRSVITIAHRLSTIADADCILVMEAGRVIEQGRHEALLAKGGRYAAMWAQQRAEEEDAAA; encoded by the coding sequence ATGTCCGCTCCCGACCCAATTCCCTCCGCATCGCCCGATGCGCCGGCCTCTGGCTGGCAGACCATCCTGCGGGTTGCGCCGCATCTGTGGCCGAAAGACCAGCTCTGGGTCCGGCGCCGGGTGATGATCGCGCTGGCCTTCCTGCTGGTGTCCAAAGTGATTTCGGTGATCACACCCTGGTTTTACAAACTGGCAGTGGATGGCCTTGCCGGAGAGGGCGCAGCGGATCCGGCGCGGATCATGGCGCTTGGCGCGGTGGGGCTGGTGGTGGCTTACGGGCTGGCGCGGCTTGGCGCGGTGTTGTTCCAGGAATTGCGCGACGCGGTCTTCGTGCGGGTGGCGCAGGGGGCGCTGAGGCGGCTGGCGCTTGACACCTTCAGCCATATTCACCGGCTGTCGATGCGCTACCATATCTCGCGCCGCACCGGCGGCCTGTCGCGGATCATCGAACGCGGTGTGAAAGGCGTCGAGTTCCTGTTGCGGTTCCTCTTGTTCTCGATCGGGCCGCTGATCCTTGAACTGGTGCTGGTGACGCTGATCTTCGCTTTTGCCTTCGGGGTGAACTATGCGGTCGTCGTCGCGGTGACGATTGCACTTTATGTCTGGTTCACCTTCGCGGTGACCGAATGGCGGGTGAAGATCCGTCAGGAGATGAATGATCAGGATACCGATGCCAATCAAAAGGCGGTGGACAGCCTGCTGAACTATGAAACCGTCAAATATTTCAACGCGGAAGCTCGTGAGGCCGAGCGCTATGACGGCGCGATGAAGCTGTACGAATCGGCGGCGGTGAAGACCGGGCTCTCGCTCTCGATCCTCAATGTCGGCCAGACGCTCCTGATCACCGCAGGGCTGATCGCGGTGATGGTGATGGCGGCTTTGGGCGTGCAGCAGGGGCAGCTGACGGTTGGCGATTTCGTTATGGTCAATGCCTATATGATCCAGATCACCTTGCCGCTGGGTTTTCTGGGCACGGTTTACCGCGAGATCCGCCAGGCGCTGGTCGATATGGGGGCGATGTTTGGCCTTCTGTCGCAGCCAGCTGAAGTGGTGGACGCCCCCGATGCAAAGCCGGTCGCGGTTAACGGCTGCGAGATCACCTTCGACAATGTGTTCTTTTCCTACGATCCATCGCGCGAGATCCTGAAAGGCGTGAGCCTGCGGGTGGCCCCGGGTGAGACCCTCGCGCTGGTCGGGCATTCCGGCTCGGGCAAGTCGACGATCGCGCGGCTCCTGTTCCGCTTCTATGACGTGACCGGAGGGGCGATCCGGATCGACGGCCAGGATATCCGCGATGTGACGCAGAGCTCGCTCCATGAGGTGATTGGCGTCGTGCCGCAGGATACGGTGCTCTTCAATGACACGATCCGCTACAATATCGGCTATGGGCGTGCCAATGCGAGCGAGGCTGATATCATCGCAGCGGCGCGGGCGGCAAAGATCCATGACTTCATCGAAAGCCTGCCCGACGGCTATGACACCACCGTTGGCGAGCGCGGGCTGAAGCTTTCGGGCGGTGAAAAGCAACGGGTTGGCATAGCGCGTACCATCCTGAAGAATCCACCGATCCTGATCCTCGATGAGGCCACTTCGGCGCTTGACACCCAGACCGAACGCTCGATCCAGGAGAGCCTGCATGAGATGGGCGAGGGCCGTTCGGTGATCACCATCGCACACCGGCTCTCGACCATTGCGGATGCGGATTGCATCCTGGTGATGGAGGCGGGCCGTGTGATCGAACAGGGCCGCCATGAGGCGCTTCTGGCCAAAGGTGGCCGCTATGCCGCGATGTGGGCGCAGCAGCGCGCCGAAGAAGAGGACGCGGCGGCGTGA
- a CDS encoding caspase family protein, with protein MLRRFLFVLLLIFGLAAPALAERRVALVLAAQDYRHLRPLSNPVNDARAIEDMLKGLGFEVWTETDRDLRRMRRALEDFRADGAGADLALVFYAGHGVAIDGVNYLLPVDAEAKSAAGLAATSLPLSEVQETLAAISPNAVFLLDACRDDPFAGNGASDPDGRGAVALADDSGDAPKTVPGLGRIGRADGALIAFAAAPGETAADGNGKNSPFTEALLRHFGREGTELRLSLTLVQQDVYDRSRGRQMPYIESGLPRLVYLSGEGDLPERELLLVAMEKYTPDLRGEVEAVAAQNDMPLAPLYRAVVTGDLEKLSAGERRIKLEEAARSYTAFESDLLRLASDDPRVSELRTKAEEQFALGASEAGRVLMAEAAAIDAKSESSIRDNLVARTLSQAATHVLNANAARASLRYDLAIGDLTHATELYNRVRADLPDRDAKEAYALALSDLAWLYLVAGNSSSALSITLSQVDYLDSLTRAEPDDIGWRRQLMWALKGSGEIKAQQGFLAEADADYARADDLTAALIAAWPEDQDLRREREVILNSRGSIRLTLSDFQGALAAHQAALEIALALYDLSPDSVTHARDVSFTQEKLGDVWSALGDYERARAAYDIALGISQDLVNRHPGIAGYQLDLAVGYERLGEMLMGEQQYDSALAVLMEAQKIRDEQQAKDPGNVVHKRDSAVTLSRIGDVLLAMGDTGSALMNWQHALGLRRELVDLDPQNAIWLRDLSISYERIGGLYLGEGALDEALEAANEALILRQAVVDIDPQNLPPQRDLTISLERLARIYGELGDATTAREFYTRSLEIRRWLAATAPTVQLYQLDVAFTLVSMGEALWRSNEPAAALPLLDESREIREAVRAAAPADRPEDVSLLRELSIGLNIQVQVLLALQDIPRAIDLARQSVERMDRVAVLRPNDPNLLLDRMFAANRLAGALEASGDLTAALAAYREAAGYAFAASSADPWNVIAAQDYATALENAGRVLMAQENFTAAKQDYEAAVALRKWIAGQKPASLVDQRALAYALRFLSDANYFLAELEAGRGNEEEALAILRWLAGVEPENPYNVTDLAQSLYRASFYYRDGSVYLTESVALLNGLETAGRLPEGPFRDWIKIYGERLAALRAGTGADAAPVP; from the coding sequence ATGCTGCGCCGCTTTCTCTTTGTTCTCCTTCTGATATTCGGCCTCGCGGCGCCGGCTCTGGCCGAACGGCGTGTGGCGCTTGTGCTTGCCGCGCAGGACTATCGCCATCTGCGCCCGCTTTCGAATCCGGTGAATGATGCCCGTGCGATTGAGGATATGCTCAAGGGGCTCGGGTTTGAGGTCTGGACCGAGACGGACCGCGATCTGAGGCGGATGCGCCGGGCGCTGGAGGATTTTCGCGCGGATGGTGCGGGCGCCGATCTCGCGCTGGTCTTTTATGCCGGGCATGGCGTGGCGATTGACGGGGTGAATTACCTGCTGCCGGTCGATGCCGAGGCGAAAAGCGCGGCCGGGCTCGCGGCCACATCCCTGCCTTTGTCCGAGGTGCAGGAGACGCTCGCGGCGATCTCGCCCAATGCAGTCTTTCTGCTTGATGCCTGTCGCGATGATCCTTTTGCCGGCAATGGTGCCTCGGATCCGGACGGGCGCGGCGCGGTGGCTCTGGCGGATGACAGCGGTGATGCGCCAAAGACCGTGCCTGGGCTCGGGCGCATCGGGCGGGCCGATGGGGCGCTGATCGCTTTCGCCGCCGCCCCGGGCGAGACCGCCGCTGATGGCAATGGCAAGAATTCGCCTTTCACCGAGGCGCTTTTGCGTCATTTCGGCCGCGAAGGCACCGAGCTGCGGCTTTCTCTGACCCTCGTGCAGCAGGATGTCTATGACCGCTCGCGCGGGCGCCAGATGCCCTATATCGAAAGCGGCCTGCCGCGCCTTGTCTATCTCTCGGGCGAGGGAGACCTTCCGGAACGCGAGCTGCTTCTGGTCGCGATGGAGAAATACACCCCCGACCTGCGCGGTGAGGTTGAGGCGGTGGCGGCACAAAATGACATGCCGCTGGCGCCGCTTTACCGTGCGGTGGTGACGGGGGATCTGGAAAAGCTTTCAGCCGGGGAGCGCCGGATCAAGCTGGAAGAGGCCGCCCGGTCTTATACGGCTTTTGAATCCGATTTGCTCCGGCTGGCCTCCGATGATCCGCGGGTCTCGGAGCTCAGGACGAAGGCCGAGGAGCAATTCGCGCTTGGGGCCTCGGAGGCAGGCCGGGTGCTGATGGCCGAAGCGGCGGCGATTGATGCGAAATCGGAAAGCTCGATCCGCGACAATCTCGTGGCACGCACCCTGTCGCAGGCGGCGACCCATGTGCTGAATGCCAATGCGGCGCGGGCCAGCCTGCGCTATGATCTGGCGATCGGCGATCTCACCCATGCGACCGAGCTTTACAACCGGGTCCGCGCCGATCTGCCCGACCGTGATGCGAAAGAGGCCTATGCGCTGGCCCTCAGCGATCTTGCCTGGCTCTATCTGGTTGCGGGCAACAGCTCGTCCGCGCTGAGCATCACGCTCAGCCAGGTGGATTATCTTGACAGCCTGACCCGCGCCGAGCCGGATGATATCGGCTGGCGCCGCCAGTTGATGTGGGCGCTGAAAGGATCGGGCGAGATCAAGGCGCAGCAGGGCTTCCTTGCCGAGGCCGATGCCGACTATGCCCGTGCCGATGACCTGACCGCCGCGCTGATAGCCGCCTGGCCCGAGGACCAGGATCTGCGTCGCGAGCGCGAGGTGATCCTGAACAGCCGTGGCTCGATCCGGCTGACCTTGTCGGATTTCCAGGGCGCGCTTGCCGCGCATCAGGCGGCGCTGGAGATTGCGCTGGCGCTGTATGATCTGTCGCCAGACAGCGTGACCCATGCGCGCGATGTCTCGTTCACGCAGGAAAAGCTCGGCGATGTCTGGTCGGCGCTTGGCGATTATGAACGTGCACGCGCGGCCTATGACATCGCGCTCGGGATCAGCCAGGACCTCGTCAACAGACATCCCGGCATCGCGGGCTACCAGCTTGATCTGGCGGTTGGTTATGAGCGGCTGGGCGAGATGCTGATGGGCGAGCAGCAATATGATTCGGCGCTGGCCGTGCTGATGGAGGCGCAAAAGATCCGCGACGAACAGCAGGCGAAGGATCCGGGCAATGTCGTGCATAAGCGCGACAGCGCCGTCACCCTGTCGCGGATCGGTGATGTGCTGCTGGCGATGGGTGACACCGGCTCTGCGCTGATGAACTGGCAGCATGCGCTCGGGCTCCGGCGTGAACTGGTCGATCTTGACCCGCAAAACGCGATCTGGCTGCGCGATCTGTCGATTTCCTATGAGCGGATCGGCGGCCTCTATCTGGGCGAGGGCGCGCTTGACGAGGCGCTTGAGGCGGCGAATGAGGCGCTGATCCTGCGGCAGGCGGTGGTCGATATCGACCCGCAAAACCTGCCGCCGCAACGCGATCTGACGATCTCGCTGGAGCGGCTGGCGCGGATTTATGGCGAACTGGGCGACGCGACCACCGCGCGCGAGTTTTACACGCGCTCGCTCGAGATCCGTCGCTGGCTGGCCGCGACCGCGCCGACGGTGCAACTCTATCAGCTGGATGTCGCTTTTACCCTCGTCTCGATGGGCGAGGCGCTCTGGCGCAGTAATGAGCCGGCGGCGGCGCTGCCGCTGCTGGATGAAAGCCGCGAGATCCGCGAGGCGGTGCGGGCGGCGGCGCCCGCAGACCGGCCCGAGGATGTCTCGCTTTTGCGCGAGCTGAGCATTGGCCTGAACATCCAGGTCCAGGTTCTGCTGGCTTTGCAGGATATTCCCCGCGCAATCGATCTTGCCCGCCAGTCGGTTGAACGGATGGACCGCGTGGCTGTGCTGCGCCCGAATGACCCCAATTTGCTTCTGGACCGGATGTTCGCCGCCAACCGGCTGGCAGGCGCGCTGGAAGCCTCGGGTGATCTCACGGCGGCGCTTGCGGCGTATCGCGAGGCGGCGGGCTATGCATTCGCGGCGTCCTCGGCTGATCCCTGGAATGTGATCGCGGCCCAGGATTACGCCACAGCGCTGGAAAATGCGGGCCGGGTGCTGATGGCACAGGAGAATTTCACCGCCGCAAAACAGGATTACGAGGCGGCGGTGGCGCTGCGGAAATGGATCGCGGGGCAAAAGCCGGCCTCTCTTGTCGATCAGCGTGCGCTGGCCTATGCGCTGCGCTTTTTGTCAGACGCGAACTACTTCCTCGCGGAGCTCGAAGCCGGGCGCGGCAATGAGGAAGAGGCGCTGGCGATCCTGCGCTGGCTTGCCGGGGTCGAACCGGAAAACCCTTATAATGTGACCGATCTGGCGCAGAGCCTGTATCGCGCGAGTTTCTACTACCGCGATGGGTCGGTCTATCTCACCGAGTCGGTGGCGCTTTTGAACGGGCTCGAAACCGCGGGGCGGCTGCCGGAGGGGCCGTTCCGCGACTGGATCAAGATCTATGGCGAGAGGCTTGCGGCCTTGCGGGCAGGGACGGGGGCGGATGCCGCGCCGGTGCCCTGA
- a CDS encoding PQQ-binding-like beta-propeller repeat protein, producing MKRRIGWLMGAVAGLALLGACGERELILSGERVDVRDVLAGSSSRDAGPVARSAPISLPAQQNNADWAQRGGNVRHDAPHAALRATPQLAFATSIGEGSSRRHRIAAAPVVAGGRVFTIDAAMVASAVSTSGALLWQANLTPATDRGGRVSGGGLAADGGRLYASTAYGEVIAMDAATGQMLWRQRVDSPIQGAPAVADGVVYVAGRDGSAWAINAADGKVQWQVIGTPGAAGYMGSAAPTVADRAVIFPSGAGDLLAVMKIGGGSKIWQKSIAGRRPGIAYGEAQDVTGDAALVGGTLYTGTAAGRTVAMDVSSGERIWETEEGALGPLAMGGGSVFIVSDEARLARLDAATGDVIWAVALPYFTAEKVKKHKAITAHYGPVLAGGRIWVASSDGVLRGFSPVDGALVATVEIPGGAATQPAVAGGTLYVVSNSGQLLAFR from the coding sequence ATGAAACGGCGGATCGGCTGGCTGATGGGCGCGGTGGCGGGGCTGGCACTCCTTGGTGCCTGCGGAGAACGTGAACTGATCCTCTCCGGTGAGCGGGTCGATGTGCGCGATGTGCTGGCCGGCTCTTCGTCGCGCGATGCGGGGCCCGTGGCGCGTTCCGCCCCGATCAGCCTGCCCGCACAGCAAAACAATGCCGACTGGGCGCAGCGCGGCGGCAATGTCCGCCATGACGCCCCGCACGCGGCGCTGCGGGCCACGCCGCAACTGGCTTTCGCAACCTCGATCGGCGAGGGCTCTTCGCGCCGTCACCGCATTGCAGCCGCGCCGGTTGTCGCGGGGGGGCGGGTTTTCACCATCGACGCGGCCATGGTCGCCTCGGCAGTTTCCACCAGTGGCGCGCTGTTGTGGCAGGCCAATCTGACGCCCGCAACCGACCGCGGTGGCCGTGTGTCTGGCGGCGGTCTCGCGGCGGATGGCGGACGGCTCTATGCCTCGACCGCATATGGCGAAGTCATCGCCATGGATGCGGCCACGGGCCAGATGCTCTGGCGGCAGCGCGTCGACAGCCCGATCCAGGGCGCACCTGCGGTGGCGGATGGCGTGGTCTATGTTGCAGGGCGTGACGGTTCGGCCTGGGCGATCAATGCCGCTGACGGCAAGGTGCAATGGCAGGTGATCGGCACGCCGGGCGCTGCGGGTTATATGGGCTCGGCCGCGCCAACGGTTGCGGATCGCGCGGTGATCTTCCCGTCGGGCGCCGGTGACCTGCTGGCGGTGATGAAGATCGGCGGCGGCTCGAAAATCTGGCAGAAATCCATCGCAGGGCGCCGCCCGGGCATCGCCTATGGCGAGGCGCAGGACGTGACCGGTGACGCGGCACTTGTGGGCGGCACACTTTACACCGGCACCGCAGCCGGTCGCACGGTTGCGATGGATGTCAGCTCGGGCGAGCGGATCTGGGAGACCGAAGAAGGCGCGCTCGGGCCCCTGGCGATGGGCGGCGGTTCGGTCTTTATCGTCTCAGACGAGGCGCGGCTGGCGCGGCTTGACGCCGCGACCGGGGACGTGATCTGGGCGGTGGCATTGCCCTATTTCACCGCCGAGAAAGTGAAAAAGCACAAGGCGATCACCGCCCATTACGGTCCGGTTCTGGCCGGTGGCCGGATCTGGGTGGCCTCGTCGGATGGCGTGTTGCGCGGCTTCTCGCCGGTCGATGGCGCGCTTGTCGCGACTGTCGAGATCCCCGGCGGTGCGGCCACACAGCCGGCGGTCGCGGGCGGCACGCTGTACGTGGTCTCGAACAGCGGTCAACTTCTGGCTTTCCGCTGA